From the genome of Thermoflexus hugenholtzii, one region includes:
- the fabD gene encoding ACP S-malonyltransferase, translated as MPPRLAFVFPGQGSQYVGMGRALYERFPEARAIFEEADRRLGYALSRLCFEGPEEQLNDTFYTQPALLTVSIAAYEAWRTRGGLPPDWVAGHSLGEFSALVAAGALAFPDALRLVQERGRWMKWAGEQQPGAMAAVLGLERAALEEICEEAHRETGEAVVVANDNCPGQLVISGGQRAIARAGELARARGARRVIPLAVSIAAHSPLMAPAVEPFRSVLETIPFFPPRVPVIGNVEARPLDGHPDALRAELARQLIAPVRWTESVRYMVEQGAEIFIEFGPRDVLSGLIRRIAPHVRTLRVEDPETLTQALQALD; from the coding sequence ATGCCTCCGCGGCTCGCCTTCGTCTTCCCCGGCCAGGGCTCCCAGTATGTCGGGATGGGCCGGGCGCTGTATGAGCGCTTCCCCGAAGCCCGGGCGATCTTCGAGGAAGCCGATCGCCGGCTGGGATACGCCCTCTCCCGGCTCTGCTTCGAGGGGCCGGAGGAGCAGCTGAACGACACGTTCTACACCCAGCCGGCGCTGCTCACCGTCTCCATCGCCGCTTACGAGGCGTGGCGAACTCGGGGCGGGCTCCCCCCCGATTGGGTGGCCGGCCACAGCCTGGGGGAGTTCTCGGCGCTGGTGGCCGCCGGGGCCCTCGCGTTCCCCGACGCCCTGCGGCTGGTGCAGGAGCGCGGACGATGGATGAAATGGGCCGGCGAGCAGCAACCAGGGGCGATGGCGGCGGTGCTGGGCCTGGAACGGGCGGCCCTGGAGGAGATCTGCGAGGAAGCCCACCGCGAGACCGGCGAGGCCGTGGTGGTCGCCAACGACAATTGCCCGGGGCAGCTGGTGATCTCCGGAGGCCAGCGGGCCATCGCCCGGGCCGGCGAGCTCGCCCGGGCCCGAGGCGCCCGTCGGGTGATCCCCCTGGCCGTCAGCATTGCGGCGCACTCCCCCCTGATGGCCCCCGCTGTGGAACCCTTCCGGTCGGTGCTGGAGACCATCCCCTTCTTCCCGCCCCGCGTCCCGGTGATCGGGAACGTGGAGGCCCGCCCCCTCGATGGCCACCCCGACGCCCTGCGGGCGGAGCTGGCCCGCCAGCTCATCGCCCCCGTCCGCTGGACGGAGAGCGTGCGCTATATGGTGGAGCAAGGGGCGGAGATCTTCATCGAGTTCGGCCCCCGGGATGTGCTGAGCGGCCTGATCCGCCGCATCGCCCCGCATGTGCGCACCCTCCGGGTGGAGGATCCGGAGACGCTGACGCAGGCCCTGCAGGCCCTCGATTGA
- the ndk gene encoding nucleoside-diphosphate kinase, whose translation MERTLVLIKPDGVQRGLIGEIISRLERRGLKIVALKMMRITPELAARHYAVHQGKPFYEGLIRYITSGPVVAMVVEGPQAIEVVRKTMGATDPAKAEPGTIRADFGLTIGRNLVHGSDGPETAAFEIGLFFREDEILSYERAIDPWVLER comes from the coding sequence ATGGAGCGGACGCTGGTGCTCATCAAGCCGGACGGTGTGCAGCGTGGGTTGATCGGGGAGATCATCTCCCGTCTGGAACGCCGTGGATTGAAGATCGTGGCGCTGAAGATGATGCGGATCACCCCCGAGCTGGCCGCGCGGCATTACGCGGTCCATCAGGGCAAGCCTTTCTATGAGGGCCTGATCCGTTACATCACCTCGGGGCCGGTGGTGGCGATGGTGGTGGAGGGACCCCAGGCCATCGAGGTGGTGCGCAAGACGATGGGCGCCACCGACCCGGCCAAGGCGGAGCCGGGGACCATCCGGGCGGACTTCGGCCTCACCATCGGGCGCAATCTGGTCCACGGCTCCGACGGGCCGGAGACCGCCGCCTTTGAGATCGGGCTGTTCTTCCGCGAGGACGAGATCCTCTCCTATGAGCGGGCCATCGACCCCTGGGTCCTGGAGCGCTGA
- a CDS encoding glycoside hydrolase family 36 protein produces the protein MFTFLDPFGLRWTAGIALEAVDGQTWPSTVWRLVEEQRSPFSDLHGSGEELRQVFQAPGWEAIRLLRRYGAATAVRLQLRRRAASSIALRRAAVLTGPVAAPLPPSRWRFYRNGFHSWSFAGTTPVEGRDAGTLFGPLGAPMTFDVAAPPGPSGVRRSDLVAALIVGERALIVGQITTADQFVKIELDARGMPQLHVYAELDGISVDPEEEVPSEWIWVETREATDPDPFGDYAEAVARAMQPRIPPHAPSGWCSWYFYYTRVRDADIRSNLQALAAWREVLPVELIQIDDGFQAAVGEWTRFSPRFPEGVAPLAQEIREAGFTPGLWLAPFLTWPEAAVVRRHPDWLLRDARGRPVSAGFNWYRWLRALDPTHPGVEEWLQDLIRTVVHRWGFPYLKLDFLYAAALPGRRYDPKATRAQALRRGLRAIREAAGESAFLLGCGCPLGPAIGLVDGMRIGPDVAPHWEPRMFGLSRPFRAERSLPAARNAFRNTLTRSWMHRRWWWNDPDCLLLRARATSLTEDEVRLMLTAVALSGGMVLVSDPVAELPEERRALWAALLPPTGERPEVRDLFEREFPRVMRRAGTLCGAPAVWVGLLNPEDRPWRTALPLRDLGLPEPAWGFERWSGRAQRLTGNLPVDLPPHGAALWLLRPIRPGPQWVGSTLRIPPGAEVVEGEEEASWGRWVLRREARARGFVWLGIPDEGGVPEIRWNGRPCPIERAGEGLWRVEQAFQGTGVLEARRASI, from the coding sequence ATGTTCACCTTCCTGGACCCCTTCGGCCTGCGGTGGACCGCGGGGATCGCCCTTGAGGCGGTCGACGGTCAGACCTGGCCGTCGACCGTTTGGCGTCTGGTGGAGGAACAGCGCTCCCCTTTCTCCGATCTCCACGGATCCGGCGAGGAGCTCCGACAGGTCTTCCAGGCGCCCGGCTGGGAGGCGATCCGTCTCTTGCGCCGCTACGGGGCGGCGACGGCTGTCCGGTTGCAGCTGCGCCGGCGCGCGGCTTCCTCCATCGCCCTGCGCCGGGCGGCGGTGCTGACCGGGCCGGTGGCGGCTCCTCTGCCGCCTTCCCGCTGGCGGTTCTACCGGAACGGGTTTCACTCGTGGAGCTTCGCCGGAACCACCCCGGTGGAAGGCCGGGACGCCGGGACCCTTTTCGGACCCCTGGGTGCCCCTATGACCTTCGATGTGGCGGCTCCTCCCGGACCCTCAGGTGTGCGACGCAGCGATCTGGTTGCCGCCCTGATCGTGGGGGAGCGGGCGCTGATCGTCGGCCAGATCACCACGGCGGATCAGTTCGTCAAGATCGAGCTGGACGCGCGCGGGATGCCCCAGCTGCACGTGTATGCCGAGCTGGACGGGATCTCCGTCGACCCGGAAGAGGAGGTTCCCTCTGAGTGGATCTGGGTGGAAACCCGGGAGGCGACCGATCCCGATCCGTTCGGGGACTATGCGGAGGCGGTCGCCCGAGCGATGCAGCCCCGGATCCCGCCGCATGCTCCTTCCGGCTGGTGCTCCTGGTATTTCTACTACACGCGCGTGCGCGATGCCGATATCCGTTCGAACCTGCAGGCGCTGGCGGCATGGCGGGAAGTCCTCCCTGTGGAGCTGATCCAGATCGACGACGGCTTCCAGGCGGCGGTGGGGGAATGGACCCGGTTCAGTCCTCGTTTCCCCGAGGGGGTGGCCCCGCTGGCCCAGGAGATCCGGGAGGCAGGCTTCACGCCGGGCCTGTGGCTTGCGCCCTTCTTAACGTGGCCGGAGGCGGCGGTCGTCCGGAGGCATCCGGACTGGCTGCTGCGGGATGCGCGGGGCCGTCCGGTCTCCGCCGGCTTCAACTGGTATCGCTGGCTCCGCGCCCTGGATCCCACCCATCCCGGCGTGGAAGAATGGCTTCAGGATCTGATCCGCACGGTGGTCCATCGCTGGGGGTTCCCTTACCTGAAGCTGGACTTCCTGTATGCGGCGGCGCTGCCCGGTCGCCGCTATGATCCGAAGGCCACCCGGGCGCAGGCCCTCCGCCGGGGGCTCCGGGCCATCCGGGAGGCGGCCGGGGAGTCCGCTTTCCTGCTCGGATGTGGCTGCCCCTTAGGCCCCGCCATCGGCCTGGTGGACGGCATGCGAATCGGCCCGGATGTGGCGCCCCACTGGGAGCCCCGCATGTTCGGCCTGAGCCGTCCCTTTCGGGCCGAGCGCAGCCTCCCGGCGGCGCGGAACGCCTTTCGGAACACCCTCACCCGCTCCTGGATGCATCGCCGATGGTGGTGGAACGATCCCGACTGTCTGCTGCTGCGCGCCCGTGCCACCTCCCTCACGGAGGATGAGGTCCGCCTGATGCTCACCGCCGTTGCCTTGAGCGGGGGGATGGTCCTGGTCAGCGACCCGGTGGCGGAGCTTCCGGAGGAGCGGCGAGCGCTCTGGGCGGCGTTGCTTCCCCCCACGGGGGAGCGGCCCGAGGTGCGGGATCTCTTCGAACGGGAGTTCCCCCGGGTGATGCGCCGGGCGGGAACTCTTTGCGGCGCTCCGGCGGTGTGGGTGGGTCTCCTGAATCCGGAGGATCGGCCCTGGCGAACGGCGCTGCCCCTGAGGGACCTCGGCTTGCCGGAGCCGGCTTGGGGCTTTGAGCGCTGGTCCGGCCGGGCCCAGCGGCTGACGGGGAACCTCCCGGTGGACCTGCCGCCGCATGGAGCGGCCCTCTGGCTCCTGCGGCCGATCCGACCCGGACCGCAGTGGGTGGGCTCCACCCTTCGGATCCCGCCGGGTGCGGAGGTCGTGGAAGGGGAGGAGGAAGCCTCCTGGGGGCGCTGGGTGCTCCGCCGGGAAGCCCGCGCGCGGGGGTTCGTCTGGCTGGGGATCCCGGATGAGGGAGGCGTGCCGGAGATCCGATGGAACGGGAGGCCGTGTCCGATCGAGCGGGCAGGGGAGGGCCTCTGGCGGGTCGAGCAGGCGTTTCAGGGGACGGGGGTGCTGGAGGCCCGTCGGGCTTCGATATGA
- a CDS encoding quinone oxidoreductase: MRAVRIHQFGGPEVLQVDEIPTPTPGPGQVLVRLRAIGVNFIDTYHRTGLYRISLPFIPGQEGAGEVAAVGPGVTEFREGDRVAYAGVSGSYAEYNVVPADRLVKLPPAIDFPQAAAVLLQGITAQFLTVSTYPLKPGETCLIHAAAGGVGTLLVQMAKRRGARVIATVSSPAKAEIVRNLGADAVILYTEQDFEAEVKRLTDGRGVDVVYDSVGKDTFEKSLNCLRPRGYMVLFGQSSGPVPPTDPQILNQKGSLFLTRPSMWHYLLTREELLWRAGEVLHLVATGQLKVFIDSTFPLEQAAEAHRRLASRQTVGKILLIP, encoded by the coding sequence ATGCGCGCGGTTCGGATCCATCAGTTCGGCGGCCCCGAAGTCCTCCAGGTGGACGAGATCCCCACCCCCACCCCTGGCCCCGGCCAGGTCCTGGTCCGCCTCCGGGCCATCGGGGTGAACTTCATCGATACCTATCACCGAACCGGCCTCTACCGCATCTCGCTCCCCTTCATCCCCGGGCAGGAAGGGGCGGGCGAGGTGGCCGCCGTCGGCCCCGGGGTGACGGAGTTCCGGGAGGGGGACCGGGTGGCCTACGCCGGGGTCTCCGGCTCCTACGCGGAATACAACGTGGTGCCCGCGGATCGTCTGGTGAAGCTCCCCCCCGCCATCGATTTCCCGCAGGCGGCGGCGGTCCTCCTCCAGGGCATCACCGCGCAATTCCTCACCGTCAGCACCTATCCCCTCAAGCCCGGGGAGACCTGTCTCATCCACGCGGCGGCCGGAGGCGTGGGGACGTTGCTGGTGCAGATGGCCAAGCGAAGGGGCGCCCGGGTGATTGCCACGGTCTCCTCCCCCGCCAAGGCCGAGATCGTCCGCAACCTGGGGGCGGACGCGGTGATCCTCTACACCGAGCAGGACTTTGAGGCGGAGGTCAAGCGCCTCACCGATGGCCGCGGCGTCGATGTGGTCTATGACTCCGTGGGAAAGGACACCTTCGAGAAGAGCCTGAACTGCCTGCGCCCTCGCGGCTATATGGTGCTCTTCGGCCAGTCCAGCGGGCCGGTCCCGCCCACCGATCCGCAGATCCTGAACCAGAAGGGCTCCCTGTTCCTCACCCGTCCCTCGATGTGGCATTATCTGCTGACCCGTGAGGAGCTGCTCTGGCGGGCCGGGGAGGTGCTCCATCTGGTGGCGACCGGCCAGCTGAAGGTCTTCATCGACTCTACCTTCCCGCTGGAGCAGGCGGCGGAGGCCCACCGCCGCCTGGCCTCCCGCCAGACGGTGGGGAAGATCCTGCTGATCCCATAG
- a CDS encoding BMP family protein gives MSKRIRIWALATLVFTLLLTACAQPATPAPTQPPAPTAAQPAATSAPAATPTKKPFRVGLVTDVGKIDDKSFNQGTWEGVQKAVKELGVEAKYIETQDPNDYMKNIAQFADAGYDVIVTVGFALGEATREAAQKYPNVKFIGVDQFQESTIPNVAGLIFEEDKAGFMAGALAALMSKTGKIGAVLGTDAVPPVWRFGEGYRAGAKYVRPDIEVLVVYHNDVGLDKTFTDPEWGKSTALSLVDKGVDVIFGAGGKTGNGALIACAETKKCLAIGVDVDQYYTVPEARSVLLTSAMKDLTEGTFNLIKAAYEGKWQGGNVIGPVRLAPFHDLESQVPQEVRQKLAEIEKGLKDGTIKTNVPPAKPQ, from the coding sequence ATGTCGAAACGGATCCGAATCTGGGCTCTGGCCACGCTGGTTTTCACCCTGCTTCTAACGGCGTGTGCTCAGCCGGCGACGCCTGCCCCCACCCAGCCTCCCGCGCCCACAGCCGCTCAACCCGCGGCCACATCTGCTCCCGCTGCGACGCCGACGAAGAAGCCCTTCCGGGTGGGCTTGGTGACCGATGTGGGCAAGATCGATGACAAGTCCTTCAACCAGGGCACCTGGGAGGGCGTGCAGAAGGCGGTCAAGGAGCTGGGCGTGGAGGCCAAATACATCGAGACCCAGGACCCCAACGATTACATGAAGAACATCGCCCAGTTCGCGGACGCCGGCTATGACGTCATCGTCACCGTGGGCTTCGCCCTCGGGGAGGCCACCCGCGAGGCGGCCCAGAAGTATCCCAACGTCAAATTCATCGGCGTCGATCAGTTCCAGGAGAGCACCATCCCCAACGTCGCCGGGCTGATCTTCGAGGAGGACAAGGCGGGCTTCATGGCCGGCGCCCTGGCCGCCCTGATGAGCAAGACCGGCAAGATCGGCGCCGTCCTGGGCACCGATGCCGTCCCGCCGGTGTGGCGCTTCGGCGAGGGCTACCGCGCCGGCGCCAAATACGTCCGCCCCGACATCGAGGTCCTGGTGGTCTACCACAACGACGTGGGGCTGGATAAGACCTTCACGGATCCCGAGTGGGGCAAGTCCACCGCCCTCTCCCTGGTGGACAAGGGCGTGGATGTGATCTTCGGGGCGGGCGGCAAGACGGGCAACGGGGCCCTCATTGCCTGCGCGGAGACCAAGAAGTGCCTGGCCATCGGCGTGGACGTCGATCAGTATTACACGGTGCCGGAGGCCCGCAGCGTCCTCCTCACCAGCGCGATGAAGGACCTCACCGAGGGGACCTTCAACCTGATCAAGGCCGCTTATGAAGGGAAGTGGCAGGGCGGCAACGTGATCGGCCCGGTGCGCCTGGCGCCCTTCCACGACCTGGAGAGCCAGGTCCCCCAGGAGGTCCGCCAGAAGCTGGCGGAGATCGAGAAGGGGCTGAAGGACGGCACGATCAAGACCAACGTGCCGCCGGCCAAGCCGCAATAA
- a CDS encoding helix-turn-helix transcriptional regulator: protein MQRPTRQEIYQLHAEICAGLADPTRILILYELAEGPQTGTALARTLGLPQSTIARHLRVLASKGLVIATRRGGVVEYALADHRVIQALDLMRAVMLDRIHLYQHIAQS from the coding sequence ATGCAGCGGCCGACCCGGCAGGAGATTTATCAGCTTCACGCGGAGATCTGCGCGGGCCTGGCGGATCCCACCCGGATCCTGATCCTTTACGAGCTGGCGGAAGGCCCGCAAACGGGCACGGCCTTAGCCCGGACCCTGGGGCTTCCCCAGTCCACGATCGCCCGCCATCTCCGGGTCCTGGCCTCGAAAGGGCTGGTGATCGCCACCCGCCGGGGCGGCGTCGTGGAATACGCCCTGGCGGATCACCGGGTGATCCAGGCCCTGGACCTGATGCGGGCGGTCATGCTGGATCGCATCCATCTCTACCAGCACATCGCTCAGTCCTGA
- a CDS encoding DsrE/DsrF/DrsH-like family protein, producing the protein MALEQIAEVPAAEAERAVQNRLSMVVFSGDMDRLMAAFIIATGAAASGMDVTMFFTFWGLQAIKKPSPTGRSLFGRMLGVFLRDIQGVGPSKMNFGGLGRWMFKKMMKAHNVTPLPELRRLAAELGVRMLACQMSMEVMEIRREDLIDEVQDVVGVATFLEEASRSKITLFI; encoded by the coding sequence ATGGCTCTGGAGCAGATTGCGGAAGTTCCGGCCGCGGAGGCGGAGCGCGCTGTCCAGAACCGCCTCTCGATGGTGGTTTTCAGCGGCGATATGGATCGCCTGATGGCGGCCTTCATCATCGCCACCGGCGCTGCGGCCTCCGGCATGGACGTGACGATGTTCTTCACCTTCTGGGGGCTGCAGGCCATCAAGAAGCCCAGCCCCACCGGGCGCAGCCTCTTCGGGCGCATGCTCGGCGTCTTCCTCCGGGACATCCAGGGGGTCGGCCCCAGCAAGATGAACTTCGGCGGCCTGGGCCGCTGGATGTTCAAGAAGATGATGAAGGCCCACAACGTGACCCCGCTGCCCGAGCTGCGCCGCCTCGCGGCGGAGCTGGGCGTCCGCATGCTGGCCTGCCAGATGAGCATGGAGGTCATGGAGATCCGACGCGAGGATCTCATCGATGAGGTCCAGGACGTGGTGGGCGTGGCCACCTTCCTGGAGGAAGCGTCCCGCTCGAAGATCACCCTGTTCATTTGA
- a CDS encoding sulfurtransferase TusA family protein: MELKPDLTLDLKGLLCPMPVVKINQAIKNVPVGGLIEAYATDPGVMADIPAWCRSTGNELVTIEKQDKVIRFVVRRLK, from the coding sequence ATGGAGCTCAAGCCGGATCTCACCCTGGATCTCAAAGGGCTGCTGTGCCCCATGCCGGTGGTCAAGATCAACCAGGCGATCAAGAACGTCCCCGTCGGCGGCCTCATCGAGGCCTACGCCACCGACCCGGGGGTCATGGCCGACATCCCGGCGTGGTGCCGGAGCACCGGCAACGAGCTGGTCACGATTGAGAAGCAGGACAAGGTGATCCGCTTCGTGGTGCGGAGGCTGAAATGA
- a CDS encoding (Fe-S)-binding protein, with translation MSELVQQALAAFEKSLDRRLLAALEVCARCGICAESCHVFAAEPDFRNAPAAKAEAVRRFYRRHHDPIGRLFPWWVGAKDLTEADLDELAELAFGACTLCRRCTMNCPMGVDTALIMRAARAMLTAAGKAPEMLVQLADAAIAREENLELFREFYIDQIRELERELQEQTGDPAARIPVEKEGAEILYVALSGAHTILPAAILFHAVGADWTLSMFEAANYGYFLADLQRAKAIARRIVEEARRLKVKEIVLAECGHAYTVLRWEAPNWFEDFPFRVRSIIEVAAEWIEQGRLPLDPAANPEPVTYHDSCNLGRNGGLLEEPRRILRAVVQDFREMNPNRAENFCCGGGAGLVAVPEWYEKRMRAGRRKVEQIRETGARIVVASCDNCRLQLGDLNDYYQLGVRVSGLMDLVVNAYLAARRSSPTRPAPIPTPAPVSVS, from the coding sequence ATGAGCGAGCTCGTGCAGCAGGCGTTAGCCGCCTTCGAGAAATCCCTGGACCGGCGGTTGCTGGCGGCCCTCGAGGTCTGCGCGCGGTGCGGGATCTGCGCGGAATCCTGTCACGTGTTCGCCGCCGAGCCGGACTTCCGCAACGCCCCCGCCGCCAAGGCGGAAGCGGTCCGCCGGTTCTACCGGCGCCACCATGATCCCATCGGGCGTCTCTTCCCCTGGTGGGTGGGGGCGAAAGATCTCACCGAGGCGGACCTGGATGAGCTGGCGGAGCTCGCCTTCGGCGCCTGCACCCTCTGCCGTCGATGCACGATGAACTGCCCGATGGGGGTGGACACGGCCCTGATCATGCGGGCCGCCCGGGCGATGCTGACCGCCGCCGGGAAGGCCCCCGAGATGCTGGTGCAGCTGGCCGACGCCGCCATCGCCCGGGAGGAGAACCTGGAGCTCTTCCGGGAATTTTACATCGACCAGATCCGGGAGCTGGAGCGGGAGCTTCAAGAGCAGACCGGGGATCCCGCCGCTCGCATCCCGGTGGAGAAGGAGGGGGCGGAGATCCTCTACGTGGCCCTCTCCGGCGCCCACACCATCCTGCCCGCGGCCATCCTCTTCCACGCGGTGGGGGCTGACTGGACCTTGAGCATGTTCGAGGCGGCCAATTACGGCTACTTCCTGGCCGACCTGCAGCGGGCGAAGGCCATCGCCCGGCGGATCGTGGAGGAGGCCCGACGCCTGAAGGTGAAGGAGATCGTCCTGGCGGAGTGCGGGCACGCTTACACGGTCCTGCGCTGGGAAGCCCCGAACTGGTTCGAGGACTTCCCCTTCCGCGTGCGCAGCATCATCGAGGTCGCCGCGGAGTGGATCGAGCAGGGCCGCCTGCCCCTGGATCCCGCGGCGAACCCGGAGCCGGTCACCTACCACGACTCCTGTAACCTGGGCCGCAACGGGGGGCTGCTGGAGGAGCCGCGGCGGATCCTGCGGGCGGTGGTTCAGGATTTCCGGGAGATGAACCCGAACCGGGCGGAGAACTTCTGCTGCGGCGGCGGGGCGGGTCTGGTCGCCGTTCCGGAATGGTATGAGAAGCGCATGCGGGCCGGGCGCCGCAAGGTCGAGCAGATCCGGGAAACCGGGGCCCGCATCGTCGTCGCCTCGTGCGACAACTGCCGCCTGCAGCTCGGGGATCTGAACGATTACTACCAGCTCGGCGTCCGGGTCAGCGGGCTGATGGACCTCGTGGTCAACGCCTACCTGGCCGCCCGCCGGAGCTCCCCCACACGGCCCGCCCCCATCCCCACCCCGGCTCCAGTCTCCGTTTCCTAA
- a CDS encoding YhfC family glutamic-type intramembrane protease has translation MGDVLRMLGWLVMAFGGPALALWARGRWGRPVAWLGVGALTFLGAQAVRLPLLAGLTALFRQGLLPPPRDPLAFNWVVLSLSAGLFEETARWWGMRWAQRRQARHGQILGLTDAVVLGLAHGGTEAFALGLVGWTTLMGMLLMREGLIPIPPGMEAPVAAYWATPPGWVWVGVLERGMAILLHVGLSLVIWDGVRRARRTGWAAAVLLHTLVNGTAVAAMSRWGIGVAEGLIALWVGLFLGGIFIRLRKAGSIT, from the coding sequence ATGGGAGATGTCCTGCGGATGCTGGGATGGCTGGTGATGGCCTTCGGAGGGCCGGCCCTGGCCCTCTGGGCGAGGGGGCGCTGGGGTCGGCCTGTCGCCTGGCTGGGGGTGGGGGCGCTGACCTTCCTCGGGGCGCAGGCGGTGCGGTTGCCGCTCCTGGCCGGGCTGACCGCTCTTTTCCGGCAGGGCCTGCTTCCGCCACCCCGGGATCCCCTCGCGTTCAACTGGGTCGTCCTCAGCCTGTCCGCAGGCTTGTTCGAGGAGACCGCCCGCTGGTGGGGGATGCGCTGGGCCCAGCGCCGTCAGGCCCGACACGGACAGATCCTGGGGTTGACGGATGCGGTGGTGTTGGGATTGGCCCATGGCGGGACGGAAGCCTTTGCCCTCGGCCTGGTGGGGTGGACGACCCTGATGGGGATGCTCCTGATGCGCGAAGGGCTGATCCCGATCCCCCCGGGGATGGAAGCCCCCGTCGCCGCTTACTGGGCCACGCCGCCCGGCTGGGTGTGGGTGGGGGTCCTGGAGCGCGGGATGGCCATCCTGCTGCACGTCGGGCTCTCCCTCGTGATCTGGGACGGCGTCCGTCGGGCGCGCCGGACAGGCTGGGCGGCGGCCGTGCTCCTCCACACGCTGGTGAATGGAACAGCGGTCGCCGCCATGTCCCGATGGGGGATAGGAGTCGCCGAAGGCCTGATCGCCCTCTGGGTAGGGCTCTTCCTGGGAGGAATCTTCATCCGGTTGCGCAAAGCTGGGTCGATAACGTAG
- a CDS encoding response regulator transcription factor, whose product MSYRVLIVDDHPLFRKGVRDTLALEPGFQVVGEAADGQAALEMIMRLAPHLVLMDVHLPVRNGLDVIRQARAHRFEGAILVLTAYDSEEQMRYAVRIGANGYCSKDTPPEQLLQNIRHVLSGRYVLGSRVLTAPEVRQIIGEAEAEEDLSLSPREREILQYVALGYSNKAIAERLGISQQTVKNHMTAILRKLDLSDRTQAAILAVRRGWVRLPEEPISPEEKS is encoded by the coding sequence ATGTCGTATCGGGTCCTGATTGTGGACGATCATCCCCTGTTCCGCAAAGGCGTCCGGGACACCCTGGCCCTGGAACCGGGCTTTCAGGTGGTCGGGGAAGCGGCGGACGGCCAGGCCGCTCTGGAGATGATCATGCGTCTGGCCCCTCACCTGGTGCTGATGGACGTGCATCTCCCGGTCCGGAACGGCCTGGACGTGATCCGGCAGGCCCGCGCCCACCGGTTCGAAGGCGCCATCCTGGTCCTCACCGCCTATGACAGCGAGGAGCAGATGCGATATGCCGTTCGCATCGGCGCGAACGGGTATTGCTCCAAAGACACCCCTCCCGAGCAACTCCTTCAGAACATCCGTCACGTGCTCTCCGGCCGCTACGTCCTGGGATCCCGGGTGCTGACCGCCCCCGAGGTTCGACAGATCATCGGCGAAGCGGAGGCGGAAGAGGATCTCAGCCTCTCCCCTCGGGAGCGGGAAATCCTGCAGTACGTCGCCCTGGGCTACAGCAACAAGGCCATCGCCGAGCGGCTGGGGATCAGCCAGCAGACGGTGAAGAACCACATGACGGCCATTTTGCGTAAACTGGATCTGAGCGATCGCACCCAGGCCGCCATCCTGGCCGTGCGCCGCGGATGGGTCCGTCTGCCTGAAGAGCCCATCTCTCCGGAGGAGAAATCGTGA